A window of Methanooceanicella nereidis genomic DNA:
CCGGATACTGTTATCCAGGTAAACATTAATGGACGGTAAATCCCTTATTTGTCAGGGCTTTTTTAATAAATGCTTAAACAGTAGTGAAAGGACAAAGTATATTAAAATTTTAGAACTCTAGGTGGAGTGTAAGATATATCATGGTCCGCGACCCGGCATGAACATCGCTGGCGAGTTCGGGTATCCGGCGATCGTGCAAAGGTCATTAGCCATCTGAACCCTTATGGTATTTCGAAAATCATCGGATGACATATAAAATACTGTCAATATTTTTGAAGGTATATTTTATCTTCTGCCACATTAAACCGGAAGACATCGCCCGTATCTTAAGGAAGGCCATTAGCTGGAAGATAATTTATTTAATAAAGTATATAATAAATATTAACATGTTATTATGGAGATAATAAGATGACCGGGCCAATTGAACTGAACCTCATAACCGGCCGCACAGTATGGCAGGGAGTCGCCATAGAGGGCCACAAGCATGAAGATACGTATACAAAAGCTTGCGGGATAATCGAGATGGACGTAAGCGACCTGAAGAGGCTTCGCGTCTTCCCGGGGCAGACGGTAAAGGTCAGGTCAGATCATGGGGAGGTCATCGTCAAAGCCGTCAAGGCGACACAGGGACCTCATCCCGGCCTTGCTTTCATCCCTATGGGGCCGTGGGCGAACCAGGTCATTGACCCCAAGACATATTCGACAGGCATGCCCCATTTTAAAGGAGTGAGGATAACGGTGGAGCCTGCTCCCGGCGAGAAGGTGCTGAACGGCATAGAGCTATTACAAAAAACGACCTTGAATCTGGAGAAGAAATAATGGAGCACAGCCGGTTATCACTATTAAATGCATATCAAAGGAGAACTAAGCC
This region includes:
- a CDS encoding molybdopterin dinucleotide binding domain-containing protein, which produces MTGPIELNLITGRTVWQGVAIEGHKHEDTYTKACGIIEMDVSDLKRLRVFPGQTVKVRSDHGEVIVKAVKATQGPHPGLAFIPMGPWANQVIDPKTYSTGMPHFKGVRITVEPAPGEKVLNGIELLQKTTLNLEKK